A single window of Mycolicibacterium aurum DNA harbors:
- a CDS encoding isopenicillin N synthase family dioxygenase: protein MSGATSFTSIPIVDIGGLQSTVAGDRDRVAAELGAAARDVGFFYVSGTGIDEALFERMLAATRQFFALPLEEKMRSYIGLSRCHRGYVPVGEEGVETGTPDVKEAFDTALDLPDDDPDYLAGNPMLGPNTWPELDGFAEAVTAYYDAVLAVGHRLLRAFAVALGEDPDVFSRHATKTPSQLRLVHYPYNPDAADVLGIGAHTDYECFTLLKPTGPGLEVLNGAGEWIDVPPMPGTYVVNIGDLLELWTNGAFVATSHRVRKVVEERYSFPLFFNVDYDTEVRPLPQFVPAGAAERPALRAGEHLFAQTAQTFRYLRDRVDSGELVLPDGALQTGQFGQQAIHGAGQQVS from the coding sequence ATGAGTGGCGCAACATCTTTCACCTCCATTCCGATCGTCGACATCGGCGGTCTGCAGTCGACGGTCGCCGGGGACCGTGACCGGGTTGCCGCCGAGCTGGGTGCGGCAGCACGCGACGTCGGGTTCTTCTACGTCAGCGGGACGGGTATCGACGAGGCGCTGTTCGAGCGGATGCTGGCGGCGACCAGACAGTTCTTCGCGCTGCCGCTGGAGGAGAAGATGCGCAGCTACATCGGCCTGTCGAGGTGTCACCGCGGGTACGTGCCGGTCGGGGAAGAGGGCGTGGAGACCGGCACCCCGGACGTGAAGGAGGCGTTCGACACCGCGCTGGATCTGCCCGACGACGATCCCGACTACCTGGCGGGCAACCCGATGCTCGGCCCCAACACCTGGCCGGAACTCGACGGTTTCGCCGAGGCGGTCACGGCCTACTACGACGCGGTGCTCGCTGTGGGCCATCGACTCCTGCGGGCGTTCGCGGTGGCACTCGGCGAAGATCCCGACGTCTTCTCCCGGCACGCCACCAAGACACCGAGCCAGTTACGGCTGGTGCATTACCCGTACAACCCGGACGCCGCGGATGTTCTCGGGATCGGCGCCCATACCGACTACGAGTGCTTCACGTTGCTCAAGCCGACGGGCCCGGGACTGGAGGTGCTCAACGGTGCCGGTGAGTGGATCGACGTGCCGCCGATGCCCGGGACGTATGTGGTCAACATCGGTGATCTGCTGGAGCTGTGGACCAATGGTGCGTTCGTTGCGACCAGCCACCGGGTGCGCAAGGTGGTCGAGGAGCGCTATTCGTTCCCGTTGTTCTTCAATGTCGACTACGACACCGAGGTCAGACCACTGCCGCAATTCGTGCCCGCCGGCGCCGCAGAGCGGCCTGCGCTTCGGGCGGGGGAGCACCTGTTCGCCCAAACCGCGCAGACCTTCCGGTATCTGCGGGACCGCGTCGACTCGGGGGAGCTGGTATTGCCCGACGGCGCGCTCCAGACAGGGCAGTTCGGCCAGCAGGCCATCCACGGGGCAGGGCAGCAGGTCAGTTGA
- a CDS encoding iron-siderophore ABC transporter substrate-binding protein, with protein MLITGARAGRRASRSAGLAALGTVVAVALGACGSSGEPSGTGTGGEGTLVTSTTRIANAGVLGNDRRPDESCAPEPARLDEGPPDREVRNAVGHGVSPPIPDMTLVRADPQRIAVLSVDQLDALCALGLQSRIVVAATTDGSDTQPSYLGTLIHDLPAAGSRSEPDLEAIRAATPDLILGSVALTPSEFPALTDIAPTVLGGAPGTAWQDNLRTVGAATGRLAAADALIEEFDRAAAKTGQDNDATHFQASVVQFTDTTMRVFGVDNFAGSVLADVGVDRPAAQRFSDKPYVEVGITDEDLGNSPDFSIAEGDVVYVSFATAEARERAPKVMDGDAWRRLSANRDNRVFAVNNEVWHGDGEPGNIVAARGILADLRWVNSPIN; from the coding sequence GTGCTGATCACCGGAGCCCGGGCGGGCCGCAGGGCCTCCCGGTCAGCGGGCCTGGCCGCGCTGGGGACGGTCGTCGCCGTCGCACTCGGCGCATGCGGCTCGTCGGGCGAGCCATCCGGCACCGGAACCGGTGGCGAGGGCACCCTCGTGACCAGCACCACCCGCATCGCGAACGCCGGGGTTCTCGGCAACGACCGACGACCCGACGAGTCCTGTGCGCCGGAACCCGCGCGACTCGACGAGGGTCCACCCGACCGTGAGGTCCGCAACGCGGTGGGCCACGGCGTCTCGCCGCCGATCCCGGACATGACGCTGGTGCGCGCGGATCCGCAGCGCATCGCCGTGCTGTCGGTCGACCAACTCGACGCACTGTGCGCGCTGGGGCTGCAGTCCCGCATCGTGGTCGCGGCCACCACCGACGGGTCCGACACGCAGCCGTCCTACCTCGGCACCCTCATCCACGACCTGCCCGCGGCAGGCAGCCGCAGCGAGCCCGACCTCGAGGCGATCCGCGCCGCGACCCCCGACCTCATTCTCGGGTCGGTGGCTCTGACCCCCTCGGAGTTTCCTGCGCTGACCGACATCGCCCCCACCGTCCTCGGTGGTGCACCGGGGACGGCGTGGCAGGACAACCTACGCACCGTCGGGGCCGCGACCGGACGGCTGGCAGCCGCCGACGCGCTGATCGAGGAGTTCGACCGGGCCGCCGCCAAGACCGGCCAGGACAACGACGCGACGCACTTCCAGGCCTCTGTGGTGCAGTTCACCGACACCACGATGCGGGTCTTCGGGGTGGACAACTTCGCCGGCAGCGTGCTCGCCGACGTAGGGGTGGATCGTCCTGCGGCGCAACGGTTTTCCGACAAGCCCTACGTCGAGGTGGGCATCACCGACGAGGATCTGGGCAATTCACCCGATTTCTCGATCGCCGAGGGCGACGTCGTCTACGTGTCCTTCGCCACGGCCGAGGCGCGCGAACGCGCACCCAAGGTGATGGACGGCGACGCCTGGCGGCGGTTGTCGGCCAACCGCGACAACCGCGTGTTCGCGGTGAACAACGAGGTCTGGCACGGCGACGGCGAGCCGGGCAATATCGTCGCGGCGCGCGGGATACTGGCTGACCTGCGCTGGGTCAACTCCCCGATCAACTGA
- the ctaD gene encoding aa3-type cytochrome oxidase subunit I: protein MVAEAPPIGELEARRPFPARLGPKGNLIYKLITTTDHKLIGIMYCVACFAFFLIGGLMALFIRTELAAPGLQFLSNEQYNQLFTMHGTVMLLFYATPIVFGFANLVLPLQIGAPDVAFPRLNAFSFWLFLFGALIATAGFITPGGAADFGWTAYSPLTDAIHSPGAGGDLWIMGLAVGGLGTILGGVNMITTVVCMRAPGMTMFRMPIFTWNILVTSILVLLAFPLLTAALFGLAADRHLGAHVYDPANGGVLLWQHLFWFFGHPEVYIIALPFFGIVSEIFPVFSRKPIFGYTTLIYATLGIAALSVAVWAHHMYATGAVLLPFFSFMTFLIAVPTGIKFFNWIGTMWKGQLTFETPMLFSVGFIATFLLGGLSGVLLASPPLDFHVTDSYFVIAHFHYVLFGTIVFATYAGIYFWFPKMTGRLLDERLGKLHFWLTFIGFHTTFLVQHWLGDEGMPRRYADYLPSDGFTTLNVISTIGAFILGLSTLPFLWNIFKSWRYGEVVTVDDPWGYGNSLEWATSCPPPRHNFTELPRIRSERPAFELHYPHMVDRMRREAHVGRAHGPEDGDVTRIDDVEVRS, encoded by the coding sequence TTGGTAGCCGAAGCGCCCCCAATCGGAGAACTTGAGGCCCGGCGTCCTTTCCCGGCGCGGCTGGGGCCCAAGGGCAATCTGATCTACAAGCTGATCACGACCACCGATCACAAGCTGATCGGCATCATGTACTGCGTCGCCTGCTTCGCCTTCTTCCTCATCGGCGGACTCATGGCGTTGTTCATCCGGACGGAACTGGCCGCCCCGGGCCTGCAGTTCCTGTCCAACGAGCAGTACAACCAGCTGTTCACCATGCACGGCACGGTGATGCTGCTGTTCTATGCCACCCCCATCGTGTTCGGCTTCGCCAACCTGGTGCTGCCGCTGCAGATCGGCGCCCCTGACGTCGCGTTCCCGCGGCTCAACGCCTTCTCGTTCTGGCTGTTCCTGTTCGGCGCACTGATCGCGACGGCCGGCTTCATCACCCCCGGCGGCGCCGCGGACTTCGGCTGGACGGCCTACTCGCCGCTGACCGACGCCATCCACTCACCCGGCGCGGGCGGCGATCTGTGGATCATGGGCCTGGCCGTCGGCGGTCTGGGCACCATCCTCGGCGGCGTCAACATGATCACGACCGTGGTGTGTATGCGCGCCCCCGGTATGACCATGTTCCGGATGCCGATCTTCACCTGGAACATCCTGGTGACGTCCATCCTGGTGCTCCTGGCGTTCCCGCTGCTGACCGCCGCCCTGTTCGGGCTGGCCGCCGACCGACACCTGGGCGCGCACGTCTACGACCCGGCCAACGGCGGTGTGTTGCTGTGGCAGCACCTGTTCTGGTTCTTCGGTCACCCCGAGGTGTACATCATCGCGCTGCCGTTCTTCGGCATCGTCAGTGAGATCTTCCCGGTGTTCAGCCGCAAGCCGATCTTCGGCTACACCACGCTGATCTACGCGACGCTGGGCATCGCCGCGCTGTCGGTCGCGGTGTGGGCGCACCACATGTATGCGACAGGGGCGGTGCTGCTCCCGTTCTTCAGCTTCATGACGTTCCTGATCGCCGTCCCGACGGGCATCAAGTTCTTCAACTGGATCGGCACGATGTGGAAGGGCCAGTTGACGTTCGAGACACCCATGCTGTTCTCGGTCGGGTTCATCGCGACGTTCCTGCTCGGTGGCCTGTCCGGTGTGCTGCTGGCCAGCCCGCCGCTGGACTTCCACGTCACCGACAGCTACTTCGTCATCGCGCACTTCCACTACGTGCTGTTCGGCACCATCGTGTTCGCCACCTACGCGGGCATCTACTTCTGGTTCCCGAAGATGACGGGCCGCCTCCTCGACGAGCGGTTGGGCAAGCTGCACTTCTGGCTGACGTTCATCGGCTTCCACACCACCTTCCTGGTGCAGCACTGGCTCGGCGACGAAGGCATGCCGCGCCGCTACGCCGACTACCTGCCCAGCGACGGGTTCACCACGCTCAACGTCATCTCCACCATCGGTGCGTTCATCCTGGGTCTGTCGACGCTGCCGTTCCTGTGGAACATCTTCAAGAGCTGGCGCTACGGCGAGGTCGTGACCGTCGATGATCCGTGGGGGTACGGCAACTCGCTGGAGTGGGCCACCAGCTGCCCGCCGCCGCGGCACAACTTCACCGAGCTGCCCCGGATCCGTTCGGAGCGTCCGGCGTTCGAGCTGCACTACCCGCACATGGTCGACCGGATGCGCCGCGAGGCGCACGTGGGCCGTGCCCACGGTCCCGAGGACGGCGATGTGACCAGGATCGACGACGTCGAAGTCCGCAGCTGA
- the serB gene encoding phosphoserine phosphatase SerB, producing MGSAREHSSLLITVTGRDQPGVTSALFEVLSRHSVDLLNVEQVVIRGRLTLGVLVAAAADVVAGGKLHAEVEAAIHGVGLEVSIEGSDGLPVMQVPSTHTIVVLGRPISAEAFGVVAREAAALRVNIDFIRGVSDYPVTGLELRVSVPPGVYGQLQAMLARVAVDEGVDIAVEDYSLSRRAKRLIVFDVDSTLIQGEVIEMLAAHAGAEAAVAEVTEAAMRGELDFAESLHRRVATLAGLPAEVVDEVADQLELTPGARTTIRTLRRLGYHCGVVSGGFRQVIQPLADELMLDYVAANHLEIVDGKLTGRVIGPVIDRPAKAKALRDFAAQVGVPMEQTVAVGDGANDIDMLSAAGLGVAFNAKPALREVADASLNHPYLDTVLFILGVTRGEIEAADALDGVVRRVDIPD from the coding sequence GTGGGCTCCGCACGTGAGCACTCGTCGCTGCTGATCACCGTCACCGGACGCGACCAACCCGGCGTCACCTCCGCGCTGTTCGAGGTGCTGTCACGGCATTCTGTCGATCTGCTCAACGTCGAACAGGTGGTCATCCGCGGCCGGTTGACGCTGGGAGTCCTGGTGGCCGCGGCCGCCGACGTGGTCGCGGGCGGCAAACTCCATGCCGAGGTGGAGGCCGCCATCCACGGTGTCGGGCTCGAGGTCAGCATCGAGGGCAGCGACGGTCTGCCCGTGATGCAGGTGCCGTCGACCCACACGATCGTGGTGCTGGGGCGGCCGATCTCCGCCGAGGCGTTCGGCGTGGTGGCCCGCGAGGCGGCGGCGCTGCGGGTGAACATCGACTTCATCCGGGGCGTGTCCGACTATCCGGTCACCGGACTGGAGCTGAGGGTGTCGGTACCCCCCGGCGTCTACGGTCAGCTGCAGGCGATGCTCGCTCGGGTCGCGGTCGACGAGGGTGTCGACATCGCGGTCGAGGACTACAGCCTGTCGCGGCGTGCCAAGCGTCTGATCGTGTTCGACGTCGACTCCACGTTGATCCAGGGCGAGGTCATCGAGATGCTGGCCGCGCACGCCGGCGCCGAGGCGGCCGTCGCCGAGGTCACCGAGGCGGCGATGCGCGGCGAGCTCGACTTCGCCGAATCGCTGCACCGCCGCGTGGCCACGCTGGCGGGCCTGCCGGCGGAGGTGGTCGACGAGGTGGCCGATCAGCTTGAGCTCACCCCGGGCGCCCGGACCACCATTCGGACGCTGAGGCGGCTCGGCTACCACTGCGGCGTCGTCTCCGGCGGTTTCCGCCAGGTGATCCAGCCGCTGGCCGACGAGCTGATGCTCGACTACGTCGCGGCCAATCACCTGGAAATCGTGGACGGCAAGCTCACCGGGCGCGTGATCGGACCCGTCATCGACCGGCCGGCGAAGGCGAAGGCACTGCGGGATTTCGCCGCGCAGGTCGGGGTGCCGATGGAGCAGACCGTGGCTGTCGGCGACGGGGCCAACGACATCGACATGCTGTCGGCGGCGGGGCTCGGCGTGGCATTCAACGCCAAGCCCGCACTCCGCGAAGTGGCCGACGCGTCGCTGAACCATCCCTACCTGGACACGGTGCTGTTCATCCTCGGGGTGACCCGCGGCGAGATCGAGGCCGCCGACGCGCTCGACGGCGTGGTGCGCCGGGTGGACATCCCCGACTAG
- the yczR gene encoding MocR-like transcription factor YczR gives MTEALATRSLNVDLLARELGNWRTSSQSGPAYHGLADAVRLLIVDGRVPVGARLPSERALAEALRVSRTTVTAAYTQLRDDGYLNARRGARSTTALPVTHPAPIRSTAAAANLAAATLAAPASAAARAFADAAEQVTPYLADIGIELTGVPPLRTAIAERYCARGLPTEPDEIMVTTGALHAIGLILATYTQPDDRVLVEQPTYHGALAAMASRGVRPVPVGMTPDGWELDAIEATIRQLAPNLAYLIPDNQNPTGMTLPAGDRKRLAQIISDTRTRTIVDETITDMWLDEQCPPPFAAAMTARRDLVLTVGSMSKSFWGGLRIGWIRADRSSLATIGAMRPAIDMGTPIVEQLAAASLLAAESEVLPERRDILRSRRALLLALLATHLPDWRPAPGKGGMSLWVRLPVPMSSALSAAASRMGLEIPPGPRFGVDGTLERFIRVPYTLPDDQLVEAVELLARAWRSVTGLTAPEPTAVVV, from the coding sequence ATGACTGAGGCACTGGCTACCCGATCGCTCAATGTGGACCTTTTGGCCCGCGAACTCGGCAACTGGCGGACGTCCAGTCAGAGTGGACCGGCCTACCATGGCCTGGCCGACGCCGTCCGGCTGCTGATCGTCGACGGCCGCGTTCCGGTGGGTGCGCGCCTGCCCAGCGAGCGCGCGCTGGCCGAGGCACTGCGGGTGTCGCGCACGACCGTCACCGCCGCGTACACCCAGCTGCGCGACGACGGCTACCTCAATGCCCGCCGCGGCGCCCGCAGCACCACCGCTCTGCCGGTCACCCATCCCGCGCCCATCCGCAGCACCGCTGCCGCGGCCAACCTGGCGGCGGCCACGCTCGCCGCACCCGCGTCCGCGGCGGCCAGGGCGTTCGCCGACGCCGCCGAACAGGTCACGCCCTATCTCGCCGACATCGGCATCGAGTTGACCGGCGTCCCGCCGCTGCGCACCGCCATCGCGGAAAGATATTGCGCGCGTGGACTTCCCACCGAACCCGACGAGATCATGGTGACGACAGGCGCGCTGCACGCGATCGGCCTGATCCTGGCCACCTACACGCAGCCCGACGACCGGGTGCTCGTCGAACAACCGACATATCACGGGGCGCTGGCCGCGATGGCCAGCCGCGGTGTCCGGCCCGTCCCCGTGGGGATGACGCCTGACGGCTGGGAACTCGATGCGATCGAGGCGACCATTCGTCAACTGGCACCCAATCTGGCGTACCTGATCCCGGACAACCAGAATCCGACCGGTATGACGCTGCCGGCGGGCGACCGAAAACGTTTGGCGCAGATCATCAGTGACACCCGCACCCGCACCATCGTCGACGAGACGATCACCGACATGTGGCTCGACGAGCAGTGCCCACCGCCGTTCGCGGCGGCCATGACGGCGCGCCGGGATCTTGTCTTGACCGTCGGATCGATGTCGAAGTCGTTCTGGGGTGGCCTGCGGATCGGCTGGATACGCGCCGACCGCAGCTCGCTGGCCACCATCGGCGCCATGCGCCCGGCCATCGACATGGGAACGCCGATCGTCGAACAGCTTGCTGCGGCAAGTCTTCTGGCCGCCGAGTCCGAGGTGTTGCCGGAGCGACGCGACATCTTGAGATCGCGGCGCGCGCTGCTGCTCGCGCTGCTGGCCACCCACCTTCCCGACTGGCGGCCGGCGCCGGGAAAGGGCGGCATGTCACTGTGGGTGCGGTTACCTGTTCCGATGAGTTCGGCCCTGTCGGCGGCCGCGTCGCGGATGGGACTGGAGATCCCGCCCGGCCCGCGCTTCGGAGTGGACGGCACGCTGGAGCGCTTCATCCGGGTGCCCTACACGCTGCCCGACGACCAGCTGGTCGAGGCCGTCGAACTCCTGGCCCGCGCCTGGCGCAGCGTGACCGGGTTGACCGCACCGGAGCCCACCGCGGTGGTCGTCTAG
- the yczE gene encoding membrane protein YczE, whose product MARLAGAPRRGAALLLGLCGYGLSMAMMVRAGLGLDPWDVFHQGLAERAGMTIGLASAVVGVAVLLAWIPLRNRPGIGTVANVIVIAITVDLALWVLPAPTSLPVRTALMIAAVVLNAVSTVAYIGAGLGPGPRDGLMTGLVRRTGRSVRLVRTSIEVSVLTVGWLLGGTVGVGTVVYALGIGPLVALFIRLTPDRVLAVSGWAATDRVAVNGARLDEFGPTTMSGCQSRK is encoded by the coding sequence ATGGCCCGACTCGCCGGGGCGCCACGACGCGGTGCGGCGCTGCTCCTCGGGCTGTGCGGCTATGGCCTCTCGATGGCCATGATGGTGCGGGCCGGACTGGGACTCGATCCCTGGGACGTGTTCCACCAGGGTCTCGCCGAGCGCGCCGGCATGACCATCGGGCTCGCCTCGGCGGTGGTCGGCGTCGCGGTACTGCTGGCCTGGATCCCCCTGCGCAATCGACCCGGTATCGGCACCGTCGCGAACGTCATCGTCATCGCGATCACCGTCGACCTGGCGCTGTGGGTCCTGCCGGCACCGACGTCGCTGCCGGTGCGGACCGCACTGATGATCGCCGCGGTAGTCCTCAACGCGGTCAGCACGGTGGCCTACATCGGCGCTGGACTCGGGCCCGGCCCGCGCGACGGGTTGATGACCGGCCTGGTGCGGCGGACCGGCCGGTCGGTGCGGCTGGTGCGCACCTCCATCGAGGTCTCGGTGCTCACGGTCGGTTGGCTGCTCGGCGGGACTGTCGGCGTGGGCACAGTCGTGTACGCCCTGGGCATCGGACCGCTGGTTGCGCTGTTCATCCGGCTGACGCCCGACCGGGTACTCGCGGTGAGCGGTTGGGCGGCCACGGATCGCGTCGCGGTCAACGGTGCGCGGCTGGACGAATTCGGCCCCACTACGATGAGCGGGTGCCAGTCGAGGAAGTAG
- a CDS encoding ABC transporter ATP-binding protein: MPVEEVEEADPDLLIDFAKVSLRRNGRLLVGPVTWSVELDERWVIIGPNGAGKTSLLRMAAAMEHPSSGTAYVLGERLGRVDMSELRSRIGLSSAALSQRVPDDEVVRDVVVSAGYAVMGRWREKYDDVDYHQAVDMLESIGAEHLADRTFGTLSEGERKRVLIARALMTDPELLLLDEPAAGLDLGGREELVARMSDLAADPDAPALVLVTHHVEEIPPGFSHCLILSEGTVVDSGLLTDVLTAENLSAAFGQSIALDVIDGRYFARRSRSRAAHRRRQ, encoded by the coding sequence GTGCCAGTCGAGGAAGTAGAAGAGGCCGACCCCGACCTGCTGATCGACTTCGCCAAAGTCAGTCTGCGCCGCAACGGGCGGCTGCTGGTGGGTCCGGTGACCTGGTCGGTGGAACTCGATGAGCGCTGGGTGATCATCGGCCCCAACGGCGCGGGCAAGACCTCGCTGCTGCGGATGGCCGCCGCCATGGAGCATCCGTCCTCGGGCACGGCCTACGTGCTCGGGGAGCGGCTCGGCAGGGTCGATATGTCCGAACTGCGTTCCCGGATCGGCCTCAGCAGCGCCGCGCTGTCGCAGCGCGTGCCCGACGACGAGGTGGTCCGCGACGTCGTGGTGTCCGCCGGCTACGCCGTCATGGGGCGGTGGCGCGAGAAGTACGACGACGTCGACTACCACCAGGCAGTCGACATGCTGGAGAGCATCGGTGCCGAACACCTCGCCGACCGCACCTTCGGCACGCTGTCCGAAGGCGAGCGCAAGCGCGTGCTGATCGCCCGTGCACTGATGACCGACCCGGAACTGTTGCTGCTGGACGAGCCGGCGGCCGGGCTCGATCTCGGCGGCCGCGAAGAACTCGTCGCCCGGATGAGCGATCTGGCCGCCGATCCGGACGCCCCGGCGCTGGTGCTGGTGACCCACCACGTCGAGGAGATCCCGCCCGGGTTCTCCCACTGCCTGATCCTGTCCGAGGGCACGGTGGTCGATTCCGGCCTGCTGACCGACGTGTTGACCGCCGAGAATCTCTCTGCGGCGTTCGGGCAGTCGATCGCGCTGGATGTGATCGACGGACGGTACTTCGCGCGCCGCAGCCGCAGCCGCGCCGCACACAGGAGGCGACAGTGA
- a CDS encoding NUDIX hydrolase has translation MLVRDGAGAGIEIFLMRRHSAMDFVAGVMVFPGGGVDNRDRNADVAWHGPDRNWWAGRFGVDAELAEALVCAAARETFEECGVLFAGSADDPDLLVDDASVYRDQRAALEDKSLSFGEFLRSEKLVLRADLLRPWANWVTPKEERTRRYDTFFFVGALPQGQRADGDNTETDKAGWVTPQSALDDFADGRSFLLPPTWTQLDALNGRTVAEVLAVERKIVAIEPSLEAKRGGNWEIEFFNSDRYNEARNRRAPQGYTDGAPLA, from the coding sequence ATGCTGGTCCGGGACGGCGCGGGCGCGGGCATCGAGATCTTCCTGATGCGCAGGCACTCGGCGATGGACTTCGTGGCCGGCGTCATGGTCTTTCCGGGTGGGGGAGTCGACAACCGGGACCGCAACGCCGACGTCGCCTGGCACGGTCCCGACCGGAACTGGTGGGCCGGCCGCTTCGGCGTGGACGCCGAGCTGGCCGAGGCCTTGGTGTGCGCAGCGGCGCGGGAGACCTTCGAAGAGTGCGGGGTGCTGTTCGCCGGTTCGGCCGACGATCCCGACCTCCTCGTCGACGACGCCTCGGTGTACCGCGACCAGCGGGCCGCGCTGGAGGACAAGTCACTGTCGTTCGGGGAGTTCCTGCGTTCGGAGAAGCTGGTGCTGCGGGCCGACCTGTTGCGGCCGTGGGCGAACTGGGTGACCCCGAAGGAGGAGCGCACCCGCCGCTACGACACGTTCTTCTTCGTGGGCGCGCTGCCGCAGGGGCAGCGCGCCGACGGCGACAACACCGAAACCGACAAGGCCGGCTGGGTCACCCCGCAGTCGGCCCTCGACGACTTCGCCGACGGCCGGAGCTTTCTGCTGCCGCCGACCTGGACGCAGCTCGATGCCCTCAACGGGCGGACGGTGGCCGAAGTCCTCGCCGTGGAGCGCAAGATCGTGGCGATCGAACCGTCGCTCGAGGCGAAGCGGGGCGGAAACTGGGAGATCGAATTCTTCAACAGCGACCGTTACAACGAAGCACGCAACCGGCGCGCGCCCCAGGGCTACACCGACGGGGCGCCTCTCGCGTGA
- a CDS encoding enoyl-CoA hydratase produces the protein MREFVAVLTPDAAVLPENGRSVATLLLSRPPTNTLTRQACREITEAAAELGTRDDVVAVIVYGGHEIFSAGEDMPELQTLSADEAATAARVCADAVAALAALPKPTVAAITGYALGAGLTLALAADWRVSGDNAKFGATEILAGLPPAGGGATRLAAAVGESKARDMVFSGRFVDAREALELGLIDQMVAPDGVYDAALTWASRFLEYPPEALSAAKASFG, from the coding sequence GTGAGGGAGTTCGTCGCCGTCCTCACTCCCGACGCCGCCGTCCTTCCCGAGAACGGGCGCAGCGTCGCGACGCTGCTGCTGTCGCGGCCGCCGACGAACACGCTGACCCGGCAGGCGTGCCGGGAGATCACCGAAGCCGCCGCGGAACTCGGCACGCGCGACGACGTCGTCGCCGTGATCGTGTACGGCGGCCACGAGATCTTCTCTGCCGGCGAGGACATGCCCGAGTTGCAGACCCTCAGCGCCGACGAGGCCGCCACCGCCGCCCGGGTGTGCGCCGACGCCGTCGCGGCACTGGCCGCGCTGCCGAAGCCGACCGTCGCGGCGATCACCGGGTACGCACTGGGTGCCGGCCTGACCCTCGCCCTCGCCGCCGACTGGCGCGTCAGCGGCGACAACGCGAAGTTCGGCGCGACCGAGATCCTGGCGGGACTGCCACCGGCCGGCGGGGGCGCGACCCGGCTGGCCGCCGCCGTCGGCGAGAGCAAGGCCAGGGACATGGTGTTCAGCGGGCGTTTCGTCGACGCCCGCGAAGCCCTGGAGCTCGGGCTGATCGACCAGATGGTGGCTCCCGACGGGGTGTACGACGCGGCGCTCACCTGGGCCAGCCGGTTTCTGGAGTACCCGCCGGAGGCGTTGAGCGCGGCGAAGGCGTCGTTCGGATAG
- a CDS encoding class I SAM-dependent methyltransferase: MTETKEPGAYPDVAVPAPTPHATEEQVEAARHDTKLAQVLYHDWEAESYDDKWSISYDQRCVEYARSRFDAIVPDQVQRELPYDRALELGCGTGFFLLNLIQSGVARRGSVTDLSPGMVKVATRNGQSLGLDIDGRVADAEGIPYEDNSFDLVVGHAVLHHIPDVELSLSEVVRVLKPGGRFVFAGEPTTVGNAYARRLADLTWKTTVAAMKLPGLSSWRRPQAELDENSRAAALEWIVDLHTFDPADLETMARNAGAVEVETATDEFTAAMLGWPVRTFESTVPPGKLGWGWAKFAFGGWTTLSWVDENLWRHVVPKGWFYNVMITGVKPS; this comes from the coding sequence ATGACGGAAACGAAGGAACCCGGCGCTTACCCTGATGTCGCCGTCCCGGCTCCGACGCCCCACGCCACCGAGGAACAGGTCGAGGCGGCCAGGCACGACACCAAGCTGGCGCAGGTCCTCTACCACGACTGGGAAGCCGAGAGCTACGACGACAAGTGGTCGATCTCCTACGACCAGCGCTGCGTCGAGTACGCCCGCAGCCGCTTCGACGCGATCGTTCCCGACCAGGTGCAGCGCGAACTGCCCTACGACAGGGCTCTGGAGCTGGGCTGCGGTACGGGGTTCTTCCTCCTGAATCTCATCCAGTCCGGCGTTGCGCGGCGTGGATCGGTGACCGATCTGTCGCCGGGGATGGTGAAGGTGGCCACCCGAAACGGCCAGTCGCTCGGGCTGGACATCGACGGCCGCGTGGCCGACGCCGAGGGCATCCCCTACGAGGACAACAGCTTCGACCTGGTGGTCGGGCACGCCGTGCTGCATCACATCCCCGACGTCGAGTTGTCGCTGAGCGAAGTGGTGCGCGTCCTCAAGCCCGGAGGGCGGTTCGTCTTCGCCGGTGAACCGACCACGGTCGGCAACGCCTACGCACGTCGGCTCGCCGATCTCACCTGGAAGACGACCGTCGCGGCGATGAAGCTGCCCGGACTGAGCAGCTGGCGCCGCCCACAGGCCGAGCTCGACGAGAACTCCCGGGCCGCCGCACTGGAGTGGATCGTCGACCTGCACACGTTCGATCCGGCCGACCTGGAGACGATGGCGCGCAACGCTGGCGCGGTCGAGGTGGAGACCGCCACCGACGAGTTCACCGCGGCGATGCTGGGCTGGCCGGTCCGGACGTTCGAGTCCACGGTGCCGCCGGGCAAACTCGGCTGGGGCTGGGCGAAGTTCGCCTTCGGTGGCTGGACGACGCTGAGCTGGGTGGACGAGAACCTCTGGCGCCACGTCGTGCCGAAGGGCTGGTTCTACAACGTCATGATCACCGGGGTCAAGCCGTCCTAG